From Marivirga harenae, one genomic window encodes:
- a CDS encoding carboxypeptidase-like regulatory domain-containing protein: MKIVLSFFLMVIFTLHVSAQELQGKVTSAADSLPIEGVHIVNTSQNKMAISDEKGTFSLSVIKGDTLVASNINFNSKQFVLGNAEYLRITLNPAVIQLDEVRVSNLPETEADFRRKLVDMGEVENDNFVPFGMKPNKPKGKIPINYDPTYNNSLKYAVTKPISFLVKKISKEHKKKVKYYETVANQGNKIVNDKKYNPEIVKDLTGLEGDDLTDFIHFLNIDPAFVKRSSEYEIAAHILKEFEVYKTGRG, encoded by the coding sequence ATGAAAATAGTATTGAGCTTCTTTTTGATGGTAATTTTTACTTTGCATGTGTCAGCTCAGGAATTGCAGGGGAAAGTTACTTCAGCTGCAGATAGTTTGCCGATTGAAGGAGTTCATATTGTAAATACCTCTCAAAATAAAATGGCCATTTCTGATGAGAAAGGAACTTTTTCTTTATCTGTCATAAAAGGAGATACGTTGGTTGCTTCAAACATAAATTTTAATTCAAAGCAATTTGTATTGGGTAATGCTGAGTATCTTAGGATTACCCTAAATCCTGCTGTAATTCAACTTGATGAGGTGAGAGTGAGTAATCTACCGGAAACAGAAGCAGATTTTCGAAGAAAATTAGTGGATATGGGAGAAGTTGAAAATGACAATTTTGTACCTTTTGGAATGAAACCAAATAAACCGAAAGGTAAGATTCCGATAAATTATGATCCCACTTATAACAATTCATTGAAATATGCGGTAACTAAACCCATTTCCTTTTTAGTAAAAAAGATTAGTAAAGAACACAAGAAGAAAGTAAAGTACTATGAAACGGTAGCGAATCAAGGAAATAAAATTGTAAATGACAAAAAATATAATCCTGAAATAGTGAAGGATTTAACTGGTCTGGAAGGAGATGATTTGACCGATTTTATCCATTTTTTAAATATTGACCCAGCGTTTGTCAAACGATCAAGTGAGTATGAAATAGCTGCTCATATTCTTAAAGAATTTGAAGTTTATAAAACAGGAAGAGGCTGA
- a CDS encoding energy transducer TonB, with protein sequence MELKKNPKADINKKSTLFLNIGLVVSISLVFFAFEYKFYDEGPAMDLGTVNDDMEEIMEIPPTEQPPPPPPKVKLPEIIEIPDEEEIEEEIELDLDMDMDQDDAIEDMVFEEEGEEEEVDKVFQIVEQQAEPAGGIQAFYDYVANQLNDKYPRQAQRMGIEGVVYVQFVIERDGSLTDVQAVKGIGGGCDEVAVEVVKNAPKWTPGKQRGRAVRSQRVIPIRFVLN encoded by the coding sequence ATGGAACTTAAAAAGAATCCGAAAGCAGACATCAACAAAAAGTCAACGCTTTTTTTGAACATAGGACTGGTTGTTTCCATTTCCTTGGTGTTTTTTGCTTTTGAATACAAATTTTATGATGAAGGGCCGGCCATGGACTTAGGTACGGTGAATGACGATATGGAGGAAATCATGGAGATTCCACCTACGGAGCAGCCACCTCCCCCGCCACCAAAAGTAAAGCTTCCTGAAATCATTGAGATCCCTGATGAAGAAGAAATTGAGGAAGAAATTGAATTAGACTTGGACATGGATATGGATCAGGATGATGCAATTGAGGATATGGTATTCGAGGAAGAAGGCGAAGAAGAAGAAGTTGATAAGGTATTCCAAATTGTAGAACAACAAGCCGAACCAGCTGGAGGAATCCAGGCTTTTTATGACTATGTTGCTAACCAATTAAATGATAAGTATCCACGTCAAGCACAGAGAATGGGAATTGAAGGTGTAGTTTATGTTCAGTTCGTAATTGAAAGAGATGGATCATTAACTGACGTGCAAGCAGTAAAAGGTATTGGTGGAGGTTGTGATGAAGTAGCTGTGGAAGTAGTGAAAAACGCACCGAAATGGACACCTGGTAAGCAAAGAGGTAGAGCGGTACGTTCTCAGAGGGTAATTCCGATTAGATTTGTACTTAATTAA
- a CDS encoding PSP1 domain-containing protein — translation MGCSSCGTKNKEGATTGCQNNGGCSTGGCNKMNAFDWLSNMDFPNYDNFDIVEIKFKGGRKEFFRNIHNLDLTTGDAVVVDVPNGHHIGYVSLQGELVRLQMQKRKVKNDDEIKAIYRIATDKDLEKWYEVQNRELPTMYRAREVIQEYKLKMKLSDVEFQADNSKATFFYSAEERVDFRELIKKLAGEFKIRVEMRQISLRQEAGRLGGIGSCGRELCCSTWLTDFKSVSTSAARYQNLSLNPSKLSGQCGRLKCCLNYELDTYMEALSGIPEVEKPLQTKKGALALQKTDIFRKIMWFSYSEDNIWHPVKVDRVAEIIALNKQGEKPDTLMEDVLEIEDSVQINSDLIKLDRKFSKPKKKKKKGGKFKSSNVKASNDAKSGDKEKPQVNYKKNKGKRRFNKNKNTPNNNKKD, via the coding sequence ATGGGATGCTCATCATGTGGTACTAAAAATAAGGAAGGCGCCACAACAGGTTGTCAAAATAACGGGGGTTGTAGTACAGGTGGATGCAACAAAATGAATGCTTTCGACTGGCTATCCAATATGGATTTTCCCAACTACGATAATTTTGATATTGTAGAAATCAAATTTAAGGGAGGTAGAAAAGAGTTTTTTAGAAATATACATAATCTTGATTTAACCACTGGAGATGCTGTTGTAGTAGATGTACCAAATGGTCATCATATTGGTTATGTTTCCTTGCAAGGGGAACTGGTACGCTTGCAAATGCAAAAACGAAAGGTCAAAAATGATGATGAAATCAAAGCCATATACCGCATTGCAACAGATAAAGATTTAGAAAAATGGTACGAAGTGCAGAACAGGGAATTACCTACTATGTACAGAGCCAGAGAGGTGATTCAAGAATACAAATTGAAAATGAAATTATCCGATGTTGAATTTCAAGCGGATAACTCTAAAGCTACATTTTTCTACTCAGCGGAGGAAAGAGTTGATTTCAGGGAATTAATCAAAAAACTAGCGGGGGAATTTAAGATAAGAGTAGAGATGCGCCAAATCTCCCTGCGGCAAGAGGCTGGTAGACTAGGCGGTATTGGAAGCTGCGGACGTGAATTGTGCTGTAGCACATGGCTTACAGACTTTAAAAGCGTTTCTACAAGTGCTGCACGATACCAAAATCTATCATTGAATCCGAGTAAACTTTCAGGACAGTGCGGTAGATTAAAATGTTGCCTTAATTATGAATTGGATACCTACATGGAAGCACTAAGTGGAATTCCTGAGGTTGAAAAACCACTTCAAACCAAGAAAGGGGCACTGGCTTTACAAAAAACTGATATCTTCCGAAAAATTATGTGGTTTAGCTATTCGGAAGACAATATATGGCATCCTGTAAAAGTGGATAGAGTAGCAGAAATAATTGCGCTTAATAAGCAGGGAGAAAAGCCTGATACGCTAATGGAAGACGTTTTAGAAATTGAGGATTCCGTTCAAATTAATAGTGATTTAATTAAGCTTGACCGTAAATTTTCGAAGCCTAAAAAGAAAAAGAAAAAAGGCGGCAAATTTAAATCCAGTAATGTAAAGGCCAGCAATGACGCAAAATCAGGAGATAAAGAAAAACCACAAGTAAACTACAAAAAAAATAAAGGAAAGAGAAGGTTTAATAAAAACAAGAACACTCCAAATAATAATAAAAAAGATTAA
- a CDS encoding BlaI/MecI/CopY family transcriptional regulator: MNKIKQKPSEAELEILQELWEKPGLTVSEIHEKLEARKQVGYTTTLKQMQRMQDKGMLSRKKEGKLFIYFSELDEQSIKNSIFNKLSETLFKGSAKEMMMHLLGNQETTQEELRELKQWIEQKEKGGIK; encoded by the coding sequence ATGAATAAAATCAAGCAAAAACCATCCGAGGCAGAACTAGAAATTTTGCAAGAATTGTGGGAAAAACCAGGTTTAACAGTCAGTGAAATTCACGAAAAACTGGAAGCAAGAAAGCAAGTTGGCTATACTACCACTTTGAAGCAAATGCAACGAATGCAGGATAAAGGAATGCTAAGCAGAAAAAAAGAAGGTAAGCTTTTTATATATTTTTCTGAGCTTGACGAGCAATCTATTAAGAACTCTATATTCAATAAATTATCAGAAACATTATTTAAAGGTTCTGCAAAAGAAATGATGATGCATTTGTTGGGAAACCAAGAAACCACTCAAGAAGAGTTGCGAGAATTAAAACAGTGGATTGAACAAAAGGAAAAAGGAGGTATAAAATGA
- a CDS encoding gliding motility lipoprotein GldH: MKAFYSILGLVFLLFSCTEERYYEDNHDFTDRIWNMEESAEFKFKIDSIELPYQIKLNVRNTMDYSYRNLYVKYEILDSTTVIEEKLLNIDLFESKSGKPFGERQSEIYSHQLILEDSVYFADKGAFTIGLKQYMREKELEGVVSIGVRIEQLK; the protein is encoded by the coding sequence ATGAAGGCATTTTATAGTATTTTAGGTCTGGTATTCCTATTGTTTTCTTGTACAGAAGAGCGCTATTACGAGGATAATCATGATTTCACAGACCGAATTTGGAATATGGAGGAAAGCGCTGAATTCAAATTCAAAATAGATTCTATTGAACTGCCCTACCAGATCAAATTGAACGTACGTAACACTATGGATTACTCCTACAGAAATCTATATGTAAAATATGAAATATTAGATTCGACAACTGTAATCGAAGAAAAATTACTGAACATAGATTTATTTGAATCAAAAAGCGGCAAGCCATTTGGTGAGAGGCAAAGCGAAATTTATTCACATCAATTAATTCTGGAGGACTCCGTATATTTTGCTGACAAGGGAGCCTTTACTATTGGTCTTAAGCAGTATATGAGAGAAAAAGAATTGGAGGGTGTTGTTTCTATTGGAGTTAGAATTGAGCAATTAAAGTGA
- a CDS encoding VIT1/CCC1 transporter family protein — translation MKQKEEFLHQGSSFWGRHQNYLSEFVYGGIDGSITTFAVVAGAIGAGLDNAVIIILGFANLFADGFSMSIGAYMSAKSEKQHFRKQKAIEYWEVENLPDTEREEIREIYIEKGFEEPLLSQVVEVITKDKDRWVDVMMKDELGLIEDNKSPFQTGLFTFISFVAIGLIPLLVFVADYLNIEVAHKFLWSSILTGIGFIIIGFLKSKVTNNSIIKGISETLLLGSLAAIVAYFVGDFLEHLIK, via the coding sequence ATGAAGCAAAAGGAAGAATTTTTACATCAAGGGAGCAGCTTTTGGGGTAGACATCAGAACTATCTTTCCGAGTTCGTATACGGTGGGATTGATGGCAGTATTACGACATTTGCAGTAGTTGCAGGTGCTATAGGCGCAGGACTAGATAATGCTGTAATTATCATTCTTGGCTTTGCTAATTTATTTGCAGACGGATTTTCCATGTCAATAGGAGCCTATATGTCAGCAAAATCAGAGAAACAACATTTCAGAAAGCAAAAAGCAATTGAGTATTGGGAAGTGGAAAATTTACCAGATACAGAACGTGAGGAGATAAGAGAAATTTATATTGAAAAAGGTTTTGAAGAGCCTTTGCTAAGTCAAGTGGTCGAAGTAATTACAAAAGATAAAGACAGATGGGTAGATGTTATGATGAAAGATGAACTTGGCCTAATAGAGGATAATAAATCCCCTTTTCAAACGGGATTGTTCACCTTCATTTCCTTCGTAGCTATTGGATTAATTCCTTTGTTGGTTTTTGTTGCAGATTACCTCAATATTGAGGTAGCTCATAAATTTCTTTGGTCTAGTATTCTTACAGGAATTGGCTTTATTATCATAGGTTTTCTTAAATCTAAAGTAACCAATAATTCCATAATAAAGGGGATTTCAGAAACTTTGCTTTTAGGCAGTTTAGCAGCAATAGTAGCCTATTTTGTAGGGGACTTTTTGGAGCATCTAATAAAGTAA
- the rmuC gene encoding DNA recombination protein RmuC, translating into MEIVGVVIGLLIGAVLAYFIFKSQNTGGKDLEQLRGEKQQVLTELSVSKSQRDNLAIEIKEEKEAHAQEREKNIQLTRQLSSVESDYKNLKIKMDEHKSELAELQEQFKSEFKNLAQEIFEEKSKKFTDQNKTNIGELLNPLREKIDKFEEKVEKSSKESLVWNTALKEQISSLKELNLQITKEAENLTRALKGDSKSQGNWGEMQLEAILEKVGLQKGVHYEKEKNYKNEEGANQRLDYIIKMPDDKYLVLDSKVSLTAYSNFFDADDDIKQARFLKNHLDSIYSHIKTLGEKNYQNLYDINQPDYVLMFVANEPALTIALKEDHSLYEKALDKNIVLVSTTTLMATLRTISYIWKQDLQNKNAIEIATQAGALYDKFTNFTDDLLKVGNNLKTTQNSYSDAMKKLYDGKGNLIRRTEILRELGAKTTKSIDKRLLDRSLE; encoded by the coding sequence ATGGAAATTGTTGGCGTTGTCATAGGATTACTTATCGGAGCAGTACTGGCATATTTTATTTTTAAGTCTCAAAACACTGGTGGAAAGGATTTAGAACAGCTAAGAGGCGAAAAACAGCAAGTCCTTACAGAGCTAAGTGTATCGAAAAGTCAAAGGGATAATTTAGCTATTGAAATAAAAGAAGAGAAAGAAGCTCACGCTCAAGAGAGAGAAAAAAATATTCAACTTACTCGACAACTTTCTTCAGTGGAGTCGGACTATAAAAATTTGAAAATTAAGATGGATGAACATAAATCCGAACTTGCTGAACTTCAGGAGCAGTTTAAAAGCGAGTTTAAAAATTTGGCACAAGAGATATTCGAGGAAAAAAGCAAGAAATTTACGGATCAAAACAAAACCAATATTGGAGAATTACTGAATCCATTACGAGAGAAGATCGATAAATTTGAGGAGAAAGTAGAGAAAAGTAGCAAAGAAAGTCTAGTCTGGAATACAGCTTTAAAAGAGCAAATTAGCTCTCTAAAAGAATTGAATTTGCAAATAACCAAAGAAGCAGAAAATCTGACCAGGGCTTTAAAAGGCGATTCGAAATCTCAAGGAAATTGGGGAGAAATGCAATTGGAAGCCATTTTGGAAAAGGTTGGTTTGCAAAAGGGAGTGCATTACGAGAAAGAAAAAAATTATAAGAATGAAGAGGGAGCTAATCAAAGGTTAGATTACATCATCAAAATGCCTGACGACAAGTACTTGGTGCTTGATTCTAAAGTGTCTTTAACTGCTTACAGTAACTTTTTTGATGCTGATGATGATATTAAGCAAGCACGCTTCCTTAAAAATCATTTGGACAGTATATATTCTCATATCAAAACTTTAGGTGAGAAGAATTATCAAAATTTGTATGATATTAATCAACCAGACTATGTGTTAATGTTTGTAGCTAACGAGCCGGCTTTAACCATTGCACTGAAGGAAGATCATAGTCTGTATGAAAAAGCTTTAGATAAGAATATCGTCTTGGTATCTACAACTACCTTAATGGCAACTCTTCGTACAATTTCCTACATCTGGAAGCAGGACTTGCAAAATAAAAATGCTATTGAAATTGCTACACAAGCCGGTGCCCTGTACGATAAATTCACAAATTTTACTGATGATCTCCTAAAGGTGGGCAATAACCTTAAAACTACTCAAAATAGTTATTCTGATGCCATGAAAAAATTATATGATGGTAAAGGCAACTTGATTAGAAGAACTGAGATTTTAAGGGAGTTGGGAGCTAAAACCACCAAAAGTATTGATAAGAGACTTTTAGATCGGTCTTTGGAATAA
- the purD gene encoding phosphoribosylamine--glycine ligase, whose product MNILILGSGGREYVFTEKIAESKDCQKLYVAPGNAGTATIAENVNLNPTDFKGIADFSLTKKIDMIVVGPEAPLVAGIRDYFEAESDLKKIQIIGPGKAGAELEGSKEFAKSFMHRHNIPTAAYATFEKPTLSEGISYLQTLNPPYVLKADGLAGGKGVVICDNLQTAEQSLTEMLQDEKFGEASKKVVIEEFLLGIELSVFVLTDGENYKILPAAKDYKRIGEGDTGLNTGGMGAVSPVKFADANFMDKVESKIIQPTIDGLKKDSIDYQGFIFIGLMNVGGEPYVIEYNVRMGDPETQAVLPRLKSDLLSIFRSMNDKNLDQASFEISDNTAATVVLVAGGYPESYEKGKVIKGLKDVANAKVYHAGTSTKENEIVTSGGRVLAITGIGDNLEIALKNAYAGANKVCWDDIYYRKDIGQDLLALDGL is encoded by the coding sequence ATGAATATACTAATACTGGGCTCTGGAGGAAGAGAGTATGTTTTTACGGAAAAAATTGCTGAAAGTAAAGATTGTCAAAAACTTTATGTCGCTCCTGGAAATGCAGGTACAGCCACTATAGCTGAAAATGTAAATTTAAACCCAACTGATTTCAAAGGAATAGCTGATTTTAGCTTAACTAAAAAGATTGATATGATTGTGGTCGGACCTGAAGCTCCATTGGTGGCAGGCATCAGGGACTATTTTGAAGCTGAATCAGATTTAAAGAAAATCCAAATTATAGGACCCGGAAAAGCTGGAGCAGAATTAGAAGGTAGCAAGGAATTCGCTAAGAGTTTTATGCACAGACACAATATTCCGACAGCAGCTTATGCCACTTTCGAAAAACCGACATTATCTGAAGGAATTTCGTATTTACAGACTTTAAATCCACCGTACGTACTGAAAGCTGATGGCTTAGCTGGTGGTAAAGGGGTTGTTATATGTGATAATTTACAAACTGCAGAGCAATCACTTACTGAAATGCTCCAAGATGAAAAATTTGGTGAAGCCAGTAAAAAAGTGGTAATTGAAGAATTCTTACTGGGAATTGAACTTTCTGTCTTCGTATTAACTGATGGGGAAAACTACAAGATTTTACCTGCAGCAAAAGATTACAAAAGAATTGGAGAAGGTGATACAGGATTAAACACAGGTGGAATGGGCGCAGTTTCGCCAGTAAAATTTGCGGATGCAAATTTCATGGACAAAGTAGAGTCCAAAATAATCCAACCCACTATTGATGGTCTGAAAAAAGATAGCATAGACTATCAGGGGTTTATTTTTATCGGATTGATGAATGTTGGTGGGGAGCCTTACGTGATAGAATATAATGTAAGAATGGGAGACCCTGAAACACAGGCGGTTTTGCCGAGATTAAAAAGTGATTTACTATCCATATTTAGGAGTATGAATGACAAAAATTTGGATCAGGCTTCATTTGAAATTAGTGATAATACTGCTGCAACTGTAGTGCTTGTGGCAGGAGGCTATCCTGAAAGCTATGAAAAGGGCAAAGTGATTAAAGGACTAAAGGATGTAGCGAATGCAAAAGTCTATCATGCTGGAACTTCTACCAAAGAAAATGAGATCGTTACATCAGGGGGTAGAGTTTTAGCCATAACGGGAATTGGTGATAATTTAGAAATTGCATTAAAAAATGCATATGCTGGCGCAAATAAAGTGTGTTGGGATGATATTTATTACAGAAAAGACATTGGTCAAGATTTATTGGCTTTAGACGGTCTATGA
- a CDS encoding mannose-1-phosphate guanylyltransferase translates to MNKNHYVIIMAGGTGTRLWPVSTSRKPKQFHDLLGVGKSLLQMTYERFLAKFPKENIYVVTNKEYEDLIHEQISDIGTQQLLLEPYKRNTAPCIAYAAYKIASQNPDASMVIAPADHLILKEDIFHQSIAVALDSASKNDQLITLGMHPNRPETGYGYIQYIPDSATIKKVKTFTEKPEIGLAQKFIESGDFVWNAGIFIWSAKSILQAYETFLPDLAEIFADGDGQYFGTNENLFVKKAYTQCVNISIDFGIMEKAENVFVLLADIGWSDLGNWESLHEIREKDEQDNATPKNVMSFNATGNFVTTDRSDLVVIQDLHDFLVAEQDGVLLICRKNAEKEIKEIVNAVKAEKGDRFV, encoded by the coding sequence ATGAATAAAAATCATTATGTGATCATCATGGCTGGAGGGACAGGAACACGTCTTTGGCCAGTGAGCACTTCCAGAAAACCCAAACAATTCCATGATTTATTAGGAGTCGGGAAATCTTTACTTCAAATGACCTATGAAAGATTTTTGGCTAAATTTCCTAAAGAAAATATTTATGTAGTTACCAATAAGGAATACGAGGACTTAATCCACGAACAAATTAGTGACATCGGAACCCAACAATTGTTGTTAGAACCCTACAAAAGAAATACTGCACCTTGTATTGCTTATGCTGCTTACAAAATTGCAAGCCAGAACCCAGATGCATCCATGGTGATTGCTCCAGCAGACCATTTAATTTTGAAGGAGGATATTTTTCATCAATCTATTGCGGTAGCACTGGATAGCGCTTCTAAAAATGATCAATTGATTACTTTAGGCATGCATCCTAACAGGCCTGAAACTGGCTATGGATATATTCAATACATACCAGACTCAGCGACTATCAAGAAAGTAAAAACATTTACCGAGAAACCTGAAATTGGATTGGCTCAAAAATTTATTGAAAGTGGGGATTTCGTCTGGAATGCAGGAATCTTCATTTGGTCGGCCAAAAGCATTCTTCAAGCTTATGAGACTTTCTTGCCCGACTTGGCTGAAATTTTTGCTGATGGAGATGGTCAGTATTTTGGAACTAACGAAAATCTATTTGTAAAAAAGGCGTATACCCAATGTGTAAATATATCGATTGATTTTGGTATAATGGAGAAAGCGGAAAACGTATTTGTGCTCTTAGCTGACATCGGATGGTCTGATTTAGGGAATTGGGAAAGTTTGCATGAAATTCGTGAAAAAGATGAACAGGATAATGCCACTCCTAAAAACGTAATGAGCTTTAACGCCACTGGTAATTTTGTAACCACCGATAGAAGTGATTTAGTGGTTATTCAAGATCTACATGATTTTCTGGTTGCAGAACAAGATGGAGTTCTTTTGATATGCAGGAAGAATGCTGAAAAAGAAATCAAGGAAATAGTTAACGCTGTGAAAGCTGAAAAAGGGGATAGATTTGTCTAG
- the recQ gene encoding DNA helicase RecQ, with protein MIEEQEATLKEKLKEIFGYNQFRGNQELIMQNLINGKNTFVIMPTGAGKSLCYQLPAISQEGTALVVSPLIALMKNQVDTLVALGVNAAFLNSTLTKTEIKRVKKEVMNGDLKLLYVAPESLTKEENVEFLKQANISFAAIDEAHCISEWGHDFRPEYRKIKAILQQISNIPIIALTATATPKVQLDIQKNLNMEEANVFKSSFNRENLYYEVRPKNQAKKQLIRFLNDRKGKCGVIYCLSRKKVEEIAEFLNVNGFNAAPYHAGLESATRMKNQDDFLNEDVDIIVATIAFGMGIDKPDVRFVIHYDTPKSVEGYYQETGRAGRDGLVGDCLMFYSYNDILKLEKFNKDKPVTEKENAKLLLEEMSSYAESSVCRRKQLLHYFGEEFSDYCGKCDNCIHPKEKFEAKEEMTTVLKTVKLTKQRFGINHLVNVIRGSKDQYVSSYDHDKLDVHGVGADQDPEFWKSVIRQTMLYGYLSKDIENIGVLKINKAGEDFLKNPTDVQFTVNHVYTDDGDEDQIEKESVSAKAFDETLYAQLKALRKKVAKSKNLPPYVIFQDPSLEEMATTYPTTNEEMAAVNGVGLGKVRKFGKPFMDLIKEYVDENDIITAADVMVKSSVNKSKMKIFIIQQVDKKIDLEEIAEMKDISFEELIDEIEHICYSGTTLNLNYYLNQIIDDEKQEEIMDYFLSAESDSIDEALDEFEDEFSEEDLRLMRIKFLSTYAN; from the coding sequence ATGATAGAAGAGCAAGAAGCTACTTTAAAAGAAAAATTAAAAGAGATATTTGGATACAATCAATTCAGGGGAAATCAGGAATTGATAATGCAAAATCTAATAAATGGTAAAAACACTTTTGTGATTATGCCAACTGGAGCAGGGAAATCTCTCTGTTACCAACTACCTGCTATTTCCCAAGAGGGAACCGCCTTAGTAGTATCGCCACTAATTGCATTAATGAAAAATCAGGTAGACACCTTAGTCGCATTAGGGGTAAATGCTGCCTTTCTAAATTCCACCCTTACCAAGACAGAAATAAAGAGGGTGAAGAAAGAAGTGATGAACGGAGACTTAAAACTTCTTTATGTTGCTCCTGAATCTTTAACTAAAGAGGAAAATGTTGAATTTCTAAAGCAAGCTAACATCTCTTTTGCTGCCATTGATGAGGCACACTGTATTTCTGAATGGGGCCATGACTTTAGGCCAGAATACAGAAAAATAAAGGCAATCTTACAGCAAATATCAAATATCCCAATAATTGCTCTGACGGCAACGGCCACTCCAAAAGTACAACTTGATATTCAAAAAAACTTGAATATGGAAGAGGCCAATGTATTTAAGTCCTCTTTTAACAGGGAAAACCTCTATTACGAAGTGAGGCCTAAGAATCAGGCCAAAAAGCAGTTAATCCGTTTTCTTAACGATCGGAAAGGCAAATGCGGGGTTATTTATTGCTTAAGCAGAAAAAAAGTGGAAGAAATTGCAGAATTCCTGAATGTTAACGGGTTTAATGCTGCTCCTTATCATGCTGGTTTAGAAAGTGCTACCCGTATGAAAAACCAAGATGATTTCTTGAATGAAGATGTAGATATCATTGTGGCTACTATTGCTTTCGGTATGGGCATTGATAAACCGGATGTTCGCTTTGTGATTCATTACGACACTCCAAAATCTGTAGAAGGATACTATCAGGAAACGGGAAGGGCAGGCCGAGATGGATTAGTCGGTGATTGCTTAATGTTCTACAGCTACAACGATATTCTTAAACTTGAAAAATTTAATAAGGATAAGCCTGTAACAGAAAAAGAAAATGCCAAACTCTTGTTGGAAGAGATGTCTTCCTATGCAGAGTCATCTGTATGCAGACGGAAACAACTACTGCATTACTTTGGAGAGGAATTTAGTGACTATTGTGGTAAATGTGATAACTGTATACACCCGAAGGAAAAATTTGAAGCAAAAGAGGAAATGACTACTGTTTTAAAAACAGTAAAATTAACCAAGCAAAGATTTGGTATCAATCATTTAGTAAATGTAATCAGAGGTTCTAAAGATCAATATGTAAGTAGTTACGATCATGACAAATTGGACGTACACGGAGTTGGTGCTGATCAAGATCCTGAATTCTGGAAGTCGGTAATTCGGCAAACAATGCTGTATGGATATTTATCCAAAGACATCGAAAATATTGGGGTATTGAAAATAAATAAAGCAGGAGAAGACTTCTTAAAGAACCCAACTGATGTTCAATTTACAGTTAATCATGTTTATACTGATGATGGCGATGAAGATCAAATTGAAAAAGAATCAGTTTCGGCTAAGGCCTTTGATGAAACACTCTACGCTCAATTAAAAGCGCTTAGAAAAAAAGTCGCTAAATCAAAAAATCTTCCACCATATGTGATCTTCCAAGATCCGTCTTTAGAGGAAATGGCTACCACTTACCCCACTACCAATGAGGAAATGGCAGCCGTAAATGGCGTTGGTCTAGGAAAAGTTCGGAAGTTCGGAAAACCGTTTATGGACTTGATTAAGGAATATGTTGATGAAAATGATATTATCACAGCTGCGGATGTTATGGTAAAATCATCTGTCAACAAATCCAAAATGAAGATTTTCATCATTCAGCAAGTCGATAAAAAAATTGACTTGGAGGAAATAGCTGAAATGAAGGATATTTCTTTTGAAGAACTGATTGATGAAATTGAACATATTTGTTATTCTGGAACCACTTTGAACTTAAATTATTACTTAAATCAGATAATCGATGATGAAAAGCAAGAGGAAATTATGGACTATTTTCTTTCTGCAGAATCTGACAGTATTGATGAAGCATTGGATGAATTTGAAGATGAATTCAGTGAAGAAGATTTAAGGCTCATGCGTATTAAGTTTTTATCTACTTATGCCAACTAA